In Clupea harengus chromosome 13, Ch_v2.0.2, whole genome shotgun sequence, one DNA window encodes the following:
- the LOC116217868 gene encoding glutathione S-transferase 3-like, giving the protein MSEKVVLYYFNGRGVMESIRWLLAAAGVQFEEVLLTKREQFEKLLNDGALMFQQLPLVEIDGMQLVQSKAIMNYIAGKYNLNGSGLKERAMIEMYSEGLRDLMEMIMILPFKKTDEKETQLGVTQEKAKSRYFPVYEKALSGSQYLVGSQLSRADVHLMEATLMLEEKFPTILSTFPSLKAFQDRMRSLPTINKFLQPGSQRKPQPDDAYLKNVTEVLKLQLS; this is encoded by the exons ATGTCTGAGAAGGTTGTCCTGTATTATTTCAATGGGAGGGGAGTAATGGAATCAATCAGATGGCTTCTTGCAGCCGCGGGAGTTCAG TTTGAGGAAGTACTTCTGACAAAAAGGGAGCAGTTCGAAAAACTCCTGAATG ATGGAGCTCTGATGTTTCAGCAACTGCCCCTGGTTGAAATTGATGGCATGCAGCTTGTTCAAAGCAAAGCCATAATGAATTACATTGCAGGAAAATATAATCTCAATGGAAGTGGTCTCAAAGAGCGTGCCAT GATTGAGATGTACTCTGAAGGGCTAAGAGATTTGATGGAGATGATAATGATACTGCCATTCAAAAAAACAGACGAAAAAGAGACCCAGCTTGGTGTCACTCAAGAAAAAGCCAAAAGCCGTTATTTCCCTGTATATGAAAAG GCTCTCAGCGGTTCACAGTACCTTGTGGGGAGCCAGCTTAGCCGTGCTGATGTCCATTTAATGGAAGCCACTCTGATGCTGGAGGAGAAATTTCCTACTATTCTTTCCACTTTCCCTAGTCTGAAG GCATTCCAGGACAGGATGAGAAGCCTGCCAACAATCAACAAATTCCTCCAGCCTGGAAGTCAGAGAAAGCCCCAACCAGATGATGCCTATCTGAAAAACGTTACTGAAGTCCTCAAACTTCAGCTATCGTGA
- the LOC105911621 gene encoding glutathione S-transferase 3-like, protein MSEKIVLYYFNGRGKMESIRWLLAAAGVHFEEVNLTKREQYEKLLNDGALMFQQVPLVEIDGMQLVQTKAIMNYIAGKYNLNGKDLKERVMIEMYSEGLCDCMEMIMMLVFKKAQEKETQLGVIKGKVTSRYFPVYEKALSGSQYLVGSQLSRADVHLMEATLMLEELFPTILSTFPNLKAFQDRMRSLPTINKFLQPGSQRKPQPDDVYVKTVMEVLNF, encoded by the exons ATGTCAGAGAAGATTGTGTTGTATTATTTCAATGGCAGAGGAAAGATGGAATCAATCAGATGGCTTCTGGCAGCGGCCGGAGTGCAT tttgAAGAGGTAAATCTGACAAAAAGGGAGCAGTACGAAAAACTTCTGAATG atGGAGCTCTGATGTTTCAGCAGGTGCCCCTGGTTGAAATTGATGGCATGCAGCTGGTTCAAACCAAAGCCATAATGAATTACATTGCAGGAAAATACAATCTCAATGGGAAAGATCTGAAAGAGCGTGTCAT GATTGAGATGTACTCTGAAGGGCTGTGTGATTGTATGGAGATGATAATGATGCTGGTCTTCAAAAAAGCACAGGAAAAAGAGACCCAGTTGGGTGTCATAAAAGGCAAAGTCACCAGCCGTTACTTCCCTGTATATGAAAAG GCTCTCAGCGGTTCACAGTACCTTGTGGGGAGCCAGCTTAGCCGTGCTGATGTCCATTTAATGGAAGCCACTCTGATGCTGGAGGAGCTATTTCCTACTATTCTTTCCACTTTCCCTAATCTGAAG GCATTCCAGGACAGGATGAGAAGCCTGCCAACCATCAACAAATTCCTCCAGCCTGGAAGTCAGAGAAAGCCCCAACCAGATGATGTTTATGTCAAAACAGTTATGGAGGTCTTAAACTTTTAG